In Bacillus pumilus, the sequence CTCGCGGGCATAGCCGCCTTTTTCTAAACGGTTGTGCGTATCAGAAAAAGAATATTTCATGTTGGAGACCGTTCCATGATCTGTTTCCGGCGGCGTGAGCATATCTGGGTTTTGTCTGTCCCGCTCGAGATTACGTGGAATTTTGACCGTTGCTCCTTTTTCTCCTCGGATCGGCTGTGGTACACCATTTTGCTTTTCACTCATGATAAAATCTCCTTTCAACATCGTATTGTGTGAGGTGACAAAAGGCCTTTCATTTCGCCCTCGTTTTCATAAGGTGAAACCAATCAAGCAGATGTCAATCTGATTCATCATTTTTTTGAGCAGCGACTAATCGTTGGATGAGCTTGCTTAATTCATCAAACTTTCGTTCAAAGCGTGTCAGCAAGTAAACCGTCAAAATGGCGGGGAAGCCAGCCTGACCGAGCTGCTTCAGCCATTCCTCTGAAAAAAGGTTCTCCATTTGTCTCACCTCCCAGCTGATGCTCGTCTCTTATATAGGTGGTCTGAAAGAAGAAAAAGGAAAGCAAAGCGGGAGAAAATGAACCATTAGACCCGTTTCATGAAGTTTACTTTTTTTAACTTTTGTCCACTTAATTCAAATAGAGGAAACAAAGGGGAGGATGCACATGGATTATCGGCTGTTATTGAAAGCGAAATGGAAGGAAATCATTGATCACCCGCTTATTCAGCAGTTTTTAAGCAATCCTAAAAATCAGCAGCTGCTCAGGCAAGTCATGGAAGAGCCAAACGAGGAGAATGCGAAAAAGCTAGATTCCGAGTTCA encodes:
- a CDS encoding YvrJ family protein, with protein sequence MENLFSEEWLKQLGQAGFPAILTVYLLTRFERKFDELSKLIQRLVAAQKNDESD